TACCGGCCTCAGCGCCGACCCGCAGCTGCTGGCGCCGGGCGCGGGCCGCACCCTGGACAATGCGCTGCTGCTGCCCACCCTCACGGCCTACCTGCTCCGTCCCACTTCGCCCCTGATTGATGCCGGCGTCGACCTGCGGGCGGTGGGCCTCAACCCCGGCCCGCGCGACTTCTACGGCACGCCCGTACCTCGGGGCCGCACCTTCGACATTGGGGCCCACGAGGCCTACTTTGGCCGATTCACCTTGCCGAACCTGCTAACAGTGGTGAGCAGCCAGCCCAACCCGTTCACCGAATCCACCACCATCACCTACTCCCTGGCGGCTCCGGCCCGCGTGCAGCTGGAAGTGTTTGATGGCTACGGGCGCCGCGTAGCCGTGCTCGTGGATGCGCACCAGGCGGCTGGCCGCCAGCAGGCCCTGTTTGCCGCGCCGGCCTCCTTGCCTGGTGGTCTCTACCACTACCGCCTCACGGCGGGCGGCAGCACCCACACCGGGCACTTGCAGCTAGAGCGGTAGCCGCCCGCAGAATCAAGCAACCAAGTGCCACTTGCCCGCTGGTACCTATCAGCGGGCAAGTGGCGCTTGGTTGCTGGTGATTTTGGGTCTATTTAGACTATATTTTTCTCGTTTTGCACAAAATGCAGCACTACTTATTTCTCTCCCGCTTACTTTGGGTTAGCACCTTATCTCTTCCCTTTATAGAACTGCTCTGACACCTTACTTTCAATGCCGCGCCTACTGCTAGCCCTCGCCGGATTTGTGTTGCTGTTCGTGTTGTCTGCCTGCCACGTGGGCCGCTTTTTCATCTACAACTTTGCCGACATCCGCGACTGGCAGAAGTTTCCGGTTCGGCCGGTTGAACGGGGTGCCGGGCCTGTTTTCCGCTTCTTTGAACCGGCGCCAGGCAGCCCCTCGGCCATTCGCCTGCCCCAAAGCCTGACCTTGCACAAGGGGGAGCGCCGGGAGCGGACGGTAGCCTTCGATGACGTGTTGCGCGAAAGCGGCACCGTGGCGTTTCTCGTCATCCGCCACGACTCGTTGCTGGTGGAAAAGTACCTGGCCGGCTACGACGCGGCCTCGGTGGTTCCTTCGTTCTCAGTGGCTAAAAGCTACGTTTCGGCGCTGGTCGGTATCGCCATCGGCGAAGGGTACATTAAGAGTGTAGAGGAACCGATAACGAAGTACCTGCCGGAATTGCGGGGCGAGAAATTTCAGCGCATTACCATCGCCCACGTGCTTAACATGCGTTCGGGGGTTCTTTTTAATGAGAGCTACATCAACCCCTTCGGCGACGCGGCCAAGTACTATTATGGCACCAACCTGAAAAAATACGTGAGCCGCTTACAAGTCAGAGAAGCACCCGACCAGCACTTTGACTACATCAGCGGCAATACGCAGTTGCTGGGGCTCATTGTGGCGCGCGCCACCGGGCGGCCTCTGGCGCAGTACTTACAGGAGAAAATATGGCAGCCGCTGGGCTCGGAATACGATGCTTCGTGGAGCCTCGACAGCCGCCGCGGCAACACCGAAAAAGCTTTTTGCTGCCTCAACGCCCGCGCCCGTGACTTCGCCAAGCTCGGGCGCCTGTACTTGCGCCGGGGCGAGTGGCAAGGCCGGCAGCTTGTGCCGCGGGACTGGGTGGAACGGTCGGTGTACGATGTCAGCACCACCGCTGCCAACGACTACCTCTACGGCTACCAGTGGTGGCACACGCGCCGCTTTGAGCGCCAAACGGATACCACCCGGCGGGGAATGTTCCGGCCAGTAAACTTCGGGCAGCCAAAGAAGCCCGGTGCAGCACCCATGCAAGTAGTAGTACGGCCGGGACCCGACTTTTACGCGGAAGGCATTTTGGGGCAATTTATTTACGTCTTTCCCAAGAAAGACATCCTAGTAGTGCGCCTGGGCAAACGCACCGGCCCGGTAAACTGGGCCAACATTGCCCGCGACCTGGCCGGGGCGAATTAAGGAAGTGTGGGGTAGCCGGCACAGCGCCGGAAGAGTGATGCTACGAAGGTAGGTGCCACCCGCAAGAGCATCCTGCCGATGGCCGCTGCCGCCCCAACTCCACTCAACGACTCGGGCGAGGCTACCGACGATTCGGGGCGGCCGGACGACGGTTCACCCAGGTTTCGATTTCGCCGGCTTCGCGCAGCGGCCACCTTTGGCTTATCAACCAAGCGCCAAAGGCTATGCGACACCTGTTCTTCTTTCTACAAATAGTATTGGCCGCCGTGGCTCTGGTGCCGGCGGCCTGGGCTCAATCATCAGCTCTCACCCAACCGCAGGAAGGCGCAAGCCAAACCGTGCGCGGCACCGTGCTCGACGCGGCGGCCAAAGCTCCCGTTATTGGGGCTACCGTGGTGGTGCTGGGCGTGGACCCGCCGCTGGGTGGCACCACCGACGCCGACGGCCGCTTCCGGCTGCCGGGCGTGCCCGTGGGCCGCGTGAAGCTGCGTATTACGAGCATCGGCTACGAAGACCTGCAACTCAACGAAGTAACCGTGACGGCTGGCAAGGAAGTGGTGCTCAACCTGAGCCTGACCGAGCGCCTGACCAAGCTCGACGAGGTGCAGGTGGTGTACCGCCGCAGCGAGGACCGCACCGTGCCCAACAACGAAATGGCCACCGTCTCGGCCCGGCCCTTTTCGCCTCTGGAAGCCAACCGCTACGCCGGGGCCCTGGGCGACCCAGCCCGCATGGCCCAGAACTTTGCCGGCATCAGCAGCGCCAACGACACCCGCAACGACATTGTGGTGCGCGGCAACTCCCCGGCTTCCCTGCTCTGGCGCCTGGAAGGCGTCAATATTCCCAACCCCAACCACTTCGGCTCCCAGGGCACCACGGGCGGGCCAGTGAGCCTGCTCAACAACAACCTGCTGGCCAAGTCCGACTTCCTCACGGGGGCCTTCCCGGCCGAGTACGCCAACGCCCTAGGCTCGGTATTCGACCTGCGCCTGCGCAAAGGCAACGACGAGAAGCGCGAGTTTCTGGGGCAGCTTGGCTTCAATGGCATTGAGGTGGGCGCCGAAGGGCCGTACAGCAAGAACTCCAAGGCCTCCTACCTGGTCAACTACCGCTACTCCATCTTCTCCCTGCTCAAGGCGGTGGGCTACAGTATTGCTGGCACGCCGGAGTACCAGGACTTCACCTTCAAAACCGACGTGCCGGTAGGCCAGCGCGGCACTTTCAGCGCCTGGACCCTGGCCGGGCGCAGCAACATCACCTTCCTGGGTAAAGACGTGGACTCGACCCAGGCCGACGTGTACGGAGACGAGAGCCTGAACTCGCGGCCCACGTTTTCGACCGGCATTGCGGCGGCCTCCTACGAGCACCGCCTCACCGACCGCACCGTGGGCCGCTTCACCCTGTCGGCCTCGCGCACCAGCCAGCAGTTCGATTCGGACACGATTCTCTACCGCAGCGGCCGCACCGTGGAAGCCGAAATTCCGGCCGAGCGCAACAAGTTTGTGCAGGAGAAGCTGTCGGCTAACCTGATGGTGAGCCATAAGTTCAGTGCCCGCGACGCCGTGACGGCCGGCGCCATCGTGGACCTGCTCCGCTACGACTACCGCGGCGAGCAGCTCTACCCCGTGGCGGTGGTGGAGCGCAACGCCGACGGCACCACGGCCCTGGCGCAGCTGTACGCCCAGTGGAAGCACCGCTTCACCGACCGGCTCACGCTCAACGCGGGCCTCAGCACCTCCCGCTTCGAGCTGAACGGCAGCACCGTGGTGGAGCCGCGCGCGGGCCTGCAATACCAGCTCACGCCCAGCAGCACGCTGAGCGCGGCGTATGGCCTGCACAGCGCCCTGTCGCCCCTGCTCACCTACTTCTACCAGAGCCGCCAGCCCGACGGCTCCTACGCCCTTACCAACCGTGACTTGGGCTTTACGCGCAGCCACCACTTCGTGCTGGCCTACGACCGGCAGCTTACCGACAACCTGCGCCTGCGCGCCGAAGGCTACTACCAGCGCCTATTCGATGCCCCCGTGGAGCGCACGCCCAGCTACTTCTCCGGCCTGACCGAAGGCGCTGACTTTGCCCCCACCAACAAGGGCAACCTCGTGAACGACGGCACCGGCCGCAACTACGGCGTGGAACTAACCCTGGAGCGGGCCTTCGCCCAGGGCTACTATTTCCTGCTCACCACGTCGGTGTTCGACTCCAAGTACAAGGGCAGCGACGGAGTGGAGCGCAACACTCCCTTCAATACCAAGTTCGTGGCTAACGCCTTGGTGGGGCGCGAGTTCCGGGTGGGTCGCCGGGACAACACGTTCACTGTTAGCCTGCGGGCGGCCACCACGGGCGGGCGGTACGTCACACCCATCAACTACGAAGCCTCCAGCCAGGCCCGCACCGCCGTGTTCCGCTACAACCAAGCTTTCAGCCAGCAGCAGGACGCGTATTTCCGGGCCGATGTGAAGCTGGGCTACAAAATCAACCGCGCCCGCCTCACGCACGAAATAGCCGTGGACCTGCAAAACGTGTCGAACCGGGAGAATGTGTTCCAGCAGGCCTACAACCCGCGCACCAACCGCATCGGCACGGCTTACCAGCAAGGCTTCCTGCCAGTGCCCTTCTACCGGGTCACTTTTTGAAGAAAGAGGAACAGCCCGTTCGTGGTGAGCACATCTAGACGGTCATGCTGAGCTTGTCGAAGCATCTCTATTGCTTCGTTGCGAATGGTTACTTCACCTCCACGATTAAGATTAGCCAGCGGTAGAGATGCTTCGACTTCGCCTCCGGCTGCGCTCAGCATGACCGTTCTTCTTGTCACCCCATCACTTCTCACCACCTCACCATTTCACCACTATGACTACTGCTTCGCTCGTTGCGCCCCGGTCCATTCGGCAGCAGGTGCTGCGCGTAATCGGCCGGCGCAAGCGCCTCCAGCCCCACCGCCTACGCCTGCACTTCCACCTGAGCCGCGAACTGTGCTTTGATCTGCTTGATGTCGTGGACATCATTCTGGAGCTGGAAAGCCGCTTCCACATTACCATTCCCGACGAGGTGCCGCTTGTCACCGTCGGCGACGTGGTGGATTATGTGGCAGCGGCTACGCTGGGCTTCATTCGCCGCTGAAGCTGCCGGATGCCAACGGGCCGCCCAGCCGTTATGCCGGGCGCAGGATTTCTTTCTGATTCAGTAGCTTAGCTGCCCGCTTGCGGCACTGGCCAGTACACTTTCACCTGTCATCTTTCTTCGCCATGAACGACAAATGGTTACGCCTCCTGGGCATTCCGGTAGTTGCAGTCATTATGCACGTGGTGTTCGACGGGTGGCCGCGGCAGTACGATACGGCAGTGCTGACGCACTTTCTGTTCGGCGTCTTTATCACGGTGCTGCTGTGGGAAGGCAACCGCGCCCTGTTCCTGCTCATGCGCCGCCTGTTTCCGCACTACGACCAAACCACGCGCCGGCTGGTGGTGCAAACGCTGAGCAGCACGGCCTTCACGTTTGCGGCCACCTTGTTTCTGAACGAGTTTCACCGGCTGCTGTTTGGCGTGCCGCTCTGCGAAAAAGGCGAGCTGTTTAGCAGCTTCCTGCTGAAGATGGTGCCCACGCTCATGGTTACTTCCGTCTACGAAAGCATCTACTTTTTCGGGGAGTGGAAGAAGAACCTGCAACGCTCCGAAGCCCTGGCCCGAGCCGGTATCCAATCGGAGCTGGAAGCCCTGCGCAGCCAGCTCGACCCGCACTTTCTGTTTAACTCCCTCAACACCCTGGCCGCCCTCATCGAGGACGACAACGAGCCGGCCCACACCTACCTGGAGCAGCTGGCCGACGTGTACCGTTACGTGCTGGTGAGCCGCGACAAAACCACCGTGCCCCTGCGCGAGGAAATAGCCTTCGTAGAAGCCTACCTCTACCTCAACAAAACCCGCTTCCGCGACGACCTGCAAGTGGAGCAGCGCATTGCCCCGGCCGCCTACGCCACCAACGTAGCCCCGCTGAGCCTGCAAATGCTGGTTGAAAACGCCATCAAGCACAACGTTATTTCGCCGGAAAACCCGCTGCGCGTCACCCTGGCCACCGAACCCGACTCCGGCTACGTGCGCGTGCAAAACAACGTGCAGCCCAAAACCGGCCTCGAACAATCCACCAAAGTAGGCCTGCGCAACATCATTAACCGTTACCGCCTCCTCTCCGAGCACCCCGTGGAAGTGCTGCGCGAAAACGGCCTGTTCACCGTGCGCCTGCCCCTGCTTTCTTGAAAACGAGGGAATGAGTGAGTAAATGAGTGAAGGGGTGTCATTGCGAGGAGGCACGACGAAGCAATCCGTCCTTCTCAGGGTGATAATCTCTGACCTATTCAAAAGCCATTTTTCACCTGCACAGCTACCTATAAAGTTTCTCAAACTGAGTGTAAAAGTCAGGGCTTGTCATATCCGGACGCTTGCAGAGACAAAAGGACGGATTGCTTCGTCGTGCCTCCTCGCAATGACACCCCCTTCACTCACTCGCTCATTCCCTCATTCCCCATGAAGCTCCTGCTCATTGAAGACGAGTACCCGGCTGCCGAGCGGCTGCAACGGCTGCTGCGCCAGGCCGATCCGGCGGCTGAGGTGCTGGGCGTGGTGCGGAGCGTGGCCGCGGGCCGGCAGTGGTTTCAGGACAATCCGCCACCCGACCTCATTCTGAGCGACATTCAGCTGGCCGATGGGCTGAGCTTCGAGATTTTCGACCACGTGGGCCTGACCAGCCCCATCATCTTCACCACCAGCTACGACGAGTACGCCATCAAAGCTTTCCGGGTGCGTAGCGTGGATTACCTGCTCAAGCCCATCAAGCTCACGGAGTTGCGCGCCGCCCTGGCCAAGTACCACGACCTGCGCGCGGCCTTTTCGCCGGTGGCGGGCAGCCAGCGCCTGGAGCGCCTGCTCGACAGCCTGCCCCTGACCGGCCGGCCCTACAAAACCCGCTTTCTGGTAGCCAGCGGCGAGCAGCTACTGCCCATCGACGTGGAGCAGATTGCCTACTTCCAGACCCGCAACGAGCTGGTGTACCTGGTGACGCGCGACGGCCGCCGCTTCGTCATCGACTACCCCCTGGAGCAGCTGGAGCGCCTGCTCGACCCGCAGCAGTTTTTCCGGGCCAGCCGCCAGCTGCTCACCCACCTGAGCGCCGTGCACCGCCTCCACCCCTACTTCAACGGCAAGCTCAAGCTCGACTTGCACCCCGAGTCTGCGGAGGAGGCCCTCATCAGCCGTGACAAGGCCGGGGCGTTTAAAGCCTGGCTGGAAGGTGAGCTGCCCGTGGCAAAAGCGGTGCGCTCGGGGCTGTAGCCGGCATCGGCGGGCAAGAGTATGGGGAAAAGCGGTGGGCCTGCTTTCGGCCGAGCGGCTATCTTTGGCCCTCCACCACCAAACTCCGCGCTCTTTGGAATATCCGCTCTCCAAACTGGCTGCCATCGACATCGGCTCCAACGCCGTACGGTGCCAGATTTCAGCCGTGCTGCACTACGGCGACCGATACCGGCTCAAACGGGTTGAATACGTGCGCTACCCGCTGCGCCTGGGCGAAGATGTGTTTGCCAGCGGCACCATCTCCGAGAAAAAGCAAGAGAAGTTTATCAAGTTTCTGCACGCCCTGAAGCTGCTCATGGAGGTGCACGACGTGGCCCCGAACCACTATCTGGTGTGCGCCACCTCGGCTATGCGCACGGCTCAGAATGGGCAAGAAGTGGCGGCCCGCATTCAGCGGGAGCTGGGCATGACCGTGCAGATTATCGACGGGCAGGCCGAAGCCGCCTACATTAACCGCGTCATCGTCAACCTGCTCGAAGACAACAAGCACTACCTGCACATCGACGTGGGCGGGGGCAGCACCGAGTTCAACATCTACTACAACCGCCGCAAAGTGGCGTCGCAGTCGTTTGAGGTGGGCTCCATCCGGCGCATGCAGCAGGAAGAAAGCGGGCAGCAGGCCACCGAAGCCCAAAACGGGCTGTGGCAGCGCATGGAGGAGTGGGTCCGGGAAAATGCTCGCCGCTACCACGTGTCGCGGGCCATTGGCACGGGCGGCAACATCAACAAGCTCTACAGCCTAGCCCAGCCCCAGCTCGACAAGCCCGTAACGCGCCGCCGCATTGCCACCGTGCTGGACCACCTCACCAGCATGAGCATGGACGAGCGCGTAAACGTGGCCCTCCTGAACCCTGACCGCGCCGACGTCATCGTGCCCGCCGGCCACATCTACCTCTCCGCCATGGAGTGGGCCAACGTCCACCAAATGATAGTGCCGGACATTGGCCTGAAAGACGGAATGCTCCAAACCCTGTTCGAGGAGCACTTCGATGAGTTGCGCCTCCCCGCCGACACGTCGCGCACCGTGCCCGTGCCCGCCGTGCAAAGCCGGCCGACGGAGGTGGAATAAACCACGGATTCCGGCGGATTTTTCGGATGGGTCGGATTTCGTGAACGATTATTCTTGCTGCAATCTGCCAGGAATCCGGTCCGCTTTCCATCCGAAGGCAAAAGAGCCTCGCTGATGCGAGGCTCCTTCGGTAAAATGGGTCGTCCACGAAATCCGACCCATCCGAAAAATCCGCCCGAATCCGTGGTTTATTCCAACGCCGCCTGTTCCTCGGCTTCCTGGCTGAGGTCTACCAGCGACATTTGCTCTTCGTCGGTTTCCGGGGCGTTGGGGAAGTCGTCGGCGGGCACGGCTTCGGGCTGGTCCTCGGCGGCTACGGGCATGTCGGCGCGGGTCAGGTACTCGTCGTAGAGCGCCGTTTCGGGCATGCTGGCGTAGGTGCGGTGGTAGAACTCGCGGTGCACGTTAAACACGGGCTCGTCGGTGGCGGGCTGGCGGCGGATGTAGGCGCCGTCTTCGCGCATGAGGTAGGTGTTCTGGTTGTCCTTCAGGTTGAAGTACAGGATGTTGATGGCCTCGCGCTTGAGCTGGGGGTTCACAATCAGAAACAAGGCCTCAATACGCCGATCAAAGGAGCGCACCATGAGGTCGGCGGAGCCGGCGTATACTTTGGGCTGCCCGGCTTGGTGGAAGTAGAACAGCCGGGAGTGTTCCAGGAAGTCGCCCACGATGCTGCGCACCTCGATGTTCTCACTAAGCCCCGCCCGGCCCGGCCGCAGGCAGCAGATGCCGCGCACGATAAACCGGATGGGCACGCCCGCCTTGCTGGCCTTGTAAAACTCGTCTATCATCTCCTTGTCTTCCAAGGAGTTCATCTTCATCACGATGCCACTGGGCAGGCCTTTCTTGGCGTTGCGCACCTCTTCGCGCACCAGCGAAATCAGCTGCTGGCGCATGTCCTTGGGGGCCGTAATCAGGTACTCGTACTCGTCGGGCTGGGAATGGCCGGTGATGACGTTGAAGAATTCCGACACGTCGTGGCCGTACACGTCGTTGGTGGTCAGCAGGCTCACGTCGGTGTAGATGCGCGAGGTCTGCTCGTTGTAGTTGCCCGACCCGATGTGCACGTAGCGAGTCACCTTCTCCCCTTCCTTGCGGATAATCATCATCATCTTGGTGTGGGTCTTGTACTTGCTCACCCCGTAGATAACAAAGCAGCCGGCCTTTTCCAGCTTGGCACCTTCCCGGATGTTGCGCTCCTCGTCAAAGCGCGCCTTCACCTCAAACAGCACCGACACGTGCTTGCCGTTTTCGGCGGCCTTGAGCAGGGCGGCCGTCACGCGGGAGTCGTCGGCGAGGCGGTAGATGGTTTGCTTGATGCCCAGCACGTGCGGGTCTTCGGCGGCCTGCTCCAGCAGCCGCACCACCGGCTCGATGGAGTTGTAGGGGTGGTGGAGCAGCACGTCGTGGTGCTTGAGGTAGTCGAAGAGGTTTTCCTCGGTGCCTTCCGGCAGGCTCAGTGGGGGCACGGGCGCGGGCGTGCGGGAGCCGCGGCCCCGGAAGTTGGGGTGGCGCAGAATCTGCAAGAGCCCTTTCAGGTCGATGAGCGAGGAAATGACGAACACGTTGCCGTTGTCAATCTTCCACCGTTCCCGGAGCACGGCCATGAGCAGACTGGAGGCATTGGGCTCCACCTCCAGGCGCACCACGCGGCCTTTCTTGCGGGTTTTCAGGCCCAGCTGAATTTCCTTGATGAAGTCCACGTCGATGTCGTCGGACTCTTCCAGGGTGAAGTCGCCGTTGCGGGTGATGCGGAACAGGTTGGCTGACACAATTTCCACGTTGCGGAACAGCTTGGGCAGGTTGGCCCGCACGATTTCCTCAATCGGAACGAAGATTACCCGGTCCTTGCGCGTCAGTTCGAAGAAGCGCGACAGGTTCTGCGGAATCTGCACGAAGGTCAGCCGCTCCTGCCCTTTCTCGGTGTCGGCTTCGAGGCCGCCGGCCCGCGTCACCACCCCGAAGATGAGCATCTGGTTCATCATCAGCGGGAAGCCGTGGTAGGAGTCGTACACCATGGGCGTGAGCAGCGGGAAGATGGTGTTCTTGAAGTAGCCATCGGCCTTCTTCAGCTCCAGCTCCGTCAGCTCATCCATGCGCAGGATGTTGAAGCCGTTCTTCTCGAACTGCGGCTTTAGCTCGTTGAGGTAGGTCAGGCTCTGGTCGTTGACGAAGCGGTGGGCAAAGTCTAGCAGCTTCCTGCGAAACGGCAGCTCCCGCAGCCCCGAGTAGTCCACCCGCTCCTTGCCGTAGTCGATGTAGTTGTATAGGGAGCCCACCCGAATCATGAAAAACTCATCCAGGTTGGAGGAGGTAATGGCCATGAACC
This region of Hymenobacter sp. YIM 151500-1 genomic DNA includes:
- a CDS encoding serine hydrolase domain-containing protein, which translates into the protein MPRLLLALAGFVLLFVLSACHVGRFFIYNFADIRDWQKFPVRPVERGAGPVFRFFEPAPGSPSAIRLPQSLTLHKGERRERTVAFDDVLRESGTVAFLVIRHDSLLVEKYLAGYDAASVVPSFSVAKSYVSALVGIAIGEGYIKSVEEPITKYLPELRGEKFQRITIAHVLNMRSGVLFNESYINPFGDAAKYYYGTNLKKYVSRLQVREAPDQHFDYISGNTQLLGLIVARATGRPLAQYLQEKIWQPLGSEYDASWSLDSRRGNTEKAFCCLNARARDFAKLGRLYLRRGEWQGRQLVPRDWVERSVYDVSTTAANDYLYGYQWWHTRRFERQTDTTRRGMFRPVNFGQPKKPGAAPMQVVVRPGPDFYAEGILGQFIYVFPKKDILVVRLGKRTGPVNWANIARDLAGAN
- a CDS encoding TonB-dependent receptor, encoding MRHLFFFLQIVLAAVALVPAAWAQSSALTQPQEGASQTVRGTVLDAAAKAPVIGATVVVLGVDPPLGGTTDADGRFRLPGVPVGRVKLRITSIGYEDLQLNEVTVTAGKEVVLNLSLTERLTKLDEVQVVYRRSEDRTVPNNEMATVSARPFSPLEANRYAGALGDPARMAQNFAGISSANDTRNDIVVRGNSPASLLWRLEGVNIPNPNHFGSQGTTGGPVSLLNNNLLAKSDFLTGAFPAEYANALGSVFDLRLRKGNDEKREFLGQLGFNGIEVGAEGPYSKNSKASYLVNYRYSIFSLLKAVGYSIAGTPEYQDFTFKTDVPVGQRGTFSAWTLAGRSNITFLGKDVDSTQADVYGDESLNSRPTFSTGIAAASYEHRLTDRTVGRFTLSASRTSQQFDSDTILYRSGRTVEAEIPAERNKFVQEKLSANLMVSHKFSARDAVTAGAIVDLLRYDYRGEQLYPVAVVERNADGTTALAQLYAQWKHRFTDRLTLNAGLSTSRFELNGSTVVEPRAGLQYQLTPSSTLSAAYGLHSALSPLLTYFYQSRQPDGSYALTNRDLGFTRSHHFVLAYDRQLTDNLRLRAEGYYQRLFDAPVERTPSYFSGLTEGADFAPTNKGNLVNDGTGRNYGVELTLERAFAQGYYFLLTTSVFDSKYKGSDGVERNTPFNTKFVANALVGREFRVGRRDNTFTVSLRAATTGGRYVTPINYEASSQARTAVFRYNQAFSQQQDAYFRADVKLGYKINRARLTHEIAVDLQNVSNRENVFQQAYNPRTNRIGTAYQQGFLPVPFYRVTF
- a CDS encoding acyl carrier protein; this translates as MTTASLVAPRSIRQQVLRVIGRRKRLQPHRLRLHFHLSRELCFDLLDVVDIILELESRFHITIPDEVPLVTVGDVVDYVAAATLGFIRR
- a CDS encoding sensor histidine kinase — encoded protein: MNDKWLRLLGIPVVAVIMHVVFDGWPRQYDTAVLTHFLFGVFITVLLWEGNRALFLLMRRLFPHYDQTTRRLVVQTLSSTAFTFAATLFLNEFHRLLFGVPLCEKGELFSSFLLKMVPTLMVTSVYESIYFFGEWKKNLQRSEALARAGIQSELEALRSQLDPHFLFNSLNTLAALIEDDNEPAHTYLEQLADVYRYVLVSRDKTTVPLREEIAFVEAYLYLNKTRFRDDLQVEQRIAPAAYATNVAPLSLQMLVENAIKHNVISPENPLRVTLATEPDSGYVRVQNNVQPKTGLEQSTKVGLRNIINRYRLLSEHPVEVLRENGLFTVRLPLLS
- a CDS encoding LytR/AlgR family response regulator transcription factor; translated protein: MKLLLIEDEYPAAERLQRLLRQADPAAEVLGVVRSVAAGRQWFQDNPPPDLILSDIQLADGLSFEIFDHVGLTSPIIFTTSYDEYAIKAFRVRSVDYLLKPIKLTELRAALAKYHDLRAAFSPVAGSQRLERLLDSLPLTGRPYKTRFLVASGEQLLPIDVEQIAYFQTRNELVYLVTRDGRRFVIDYPLEQLERLLDPQQFFRASRQLLTHLSAVHRLHPYFNGKLKLDLHPESAEEALISRDKAGAFKAWLEGELPVAKAVRSGL
- a CDS encoding Ppx/GppA phosphatase family protein; its protein translation is MEYPLSKLAAIDIGSNAVRCQISAVLHYGDRYRLKRVEYVRYPLRLGEDVFASGTISEKKQEKFIKFLHALKLLMEVHDVAPNHYLVCATSAMRTAQNGQEVAARIQRELGMTVQIIDGQAEAAYINRVIVNLLEDNKHYLHIDVGGGSTEFNIYYNRRKVASQSFEVGSIRRMQQEESGQQATEAQNGLWQRMEEWVRENARRYHVSRAIGTGGNINKLYSLAQPQLDKPVTRRRIATVLDHLTSMSMDERVNVALLNPDRADVIVPAGHIYLSAMEWANVHQMIVPDIGLKDGMLQTLFEEHFDELRLPADTSRTVPVPAVQSRPTEVE
- the ppk1 gene encoding polyphosphate kinase 1 encodes the protein MKLFKSADLIRKSKYISRDLSWLRFNYRVLDQAKDPGRTLFDRLRFMAITSSNLDEFFMIRVGSLYNYIDYGKERVDYSGLRELPFRRKLLDFAHRFVNDQSLTYLNELKPQFEKNGFNILRMDELTELELKKADGYFKNTIFPLLTPMVYDSYHGFPLMMNQMLIFGVVTRAGGLEADTEKGQERLTFVQIPQNLSRFFELTRKDRVIFVPIEEIVRANLPKLFRNVEIVSANLFRITRNGDFTLEESDDIDVDFIKEIQLGLKTRKKGRVVRLEVEPNASSLLMAVLRERWKIDNGNVFVISSLIDLKGLLQILRHPNFRGRGSRTPAPVPPLSLPEGTEENLFDYLKHHDVLLHHPYNSIEPVVRLLEQAAEDPHVLGIKQTIYRLADDSRVTAALLKAAENGKHVSVLFEVKARFDEERNIREGAKLEKAGCFVIYGVSKYKTHTKMMMIIRKEGEKVTRYVHIGSGNYNEQTSRIYTDVSLLTTNDVYGHDVSEFFNVITGHSQPDEYEYLITAPKDMRQQLISLVREEVRNAKKGLPSGIVMKMNSLEDKEMIDEFYKASKAGVPIRFIVRGICCLRPGRAGLSENIEVRSIVGDFLEHSRLFYFHQAGQPKVYAGSADLMVRSFDRRIEALFLIVNPQLKREAINILYFNLKDNQNTYLMREDGAYIRRQPATDEPVFNVHREFYHRTYASMPETALYDEYLTRADMPVAAEDQPEAVPADDFPNAPETDEEQMSLVDLSQEAEEQAALE